The Podospora bellae-mahoneyi strain CBS 112042 chromosome 7, whole genome shotgun sequence genome includes a window with the following:
- the PRO3 gene encoding delta 1-pyrroline-5-carboxylate reductase (EggNog:ENOG503NVU1; COG:E): protein MSASQTTSSPELTMAVIGCGTMGIAILSGILASLDEKSTSPTPSGTSTPLYETTTTPRLPSKFIACVKRPESAKKLKTAFSSYTTPVTILTNSNLPAVQSADIILLACKPYMVNELLSEPSLAPSLSGKLLISILAGVTETQLSQTLTTANGGQPVNCQIVRAMPNTASLIRESMTVIGISNPPLDPETMGTVTWIFKRIGEVVYLPPSNMDVCTSLCGSGPAFFALMLEAAIDGAVAMGLPRAEAQRMAAQTMKGAAGLVLNGDHPALLRDKVSTPGGCTIGGLLVLEEGRVRGTVARAVREATVVASQLGQGVQGVNGTRFPGNNFQ, encoded by the exons ATGAGCGCTTCTCAaaccaccagctcccccgAGCTCACCATGGCCGTCATCGGCTGCG GAACAATGGGCATAGCAATCCTCTCCGgcatcctcgcctccctcgacgagaaatccacctcccccaccccctccggcacctccacccccctctacgaaacaaccaccaccccccgcctcccctccaaaTTCATCGCCTGCGTCAAACGTCCCGAATCCGCCAAAAAGCTCAAgaccgccttctcctcctaCACCACCCCGGTAACAATCCTCACAaactccaacctccccgccgtcCAATCCGccgacatcatcctcctggCCTGCAAACCCTACATGGTTAACGAACTCCTCTCCGAaccctccctcgccccctccctcagtGGTAAACTCCTCATCTCTATCCTCGCCGGCGTAACCGAAACCCAGctctcccaaaccctcaccaccgccaacggCGGCCAGCCCGTGAACTGCCAAATCGTCCGCGCAATGCCAAACACTGCCTCCCTCATCAGGGAAAGCATGACTGTCATCGGAATTAGCAACCCCCCTCTTGACCCCGAGACGATGGGGACGGTTACCTGGATTTTCAAGCGGATTGGCGAGGTTGTCTACCTCCCTCCGTCAAACATGGATGTTTGCACTTCGCTGTGTGGGTCAGGGCCGGCTTTTTTTGCGTTGATGCTTGAGGCTGCTATTGATGGGGCTGTTGCGATGGGTTTGCCGAGGGCGGAGGCGCAGAGGATGGCTGCGCAGACTATGAAGGGGGCTGCGGGGTTGGTGCTGAATGGGGATCACCCTGCGTTGTTGAGGGATAAGGTTAGCACGCCGGGGGGGTGCACaattggggggttgttggttctggaggaggggagggtgagggggacgGTTGCTAGGGCTGTGAGGGAGGCGACGGTGGTGGCTAGTCAATTGGGGCAGGGGGTGCAGGGGGTTAATGGGACGCGGTTTCCCGGTAATAACTTCCAGTAG